A part of Microbacterium terregens genomic DNA contains:
- a CDS encoding RNA polymerase-binding protein RbpA — translation MASGGNAIRGTRVGAGPMGEQDHGFHAERIAISYWDALGNETVRHFAAGIPEEEIPETIDSPHSGLPAGRDKENPPALAKSEPYKTHLAYVKERRTEEEAETLLDDALKQLRDRRGQE, via the coding sequence ATGGCCAGCGGAGGAAATGCCATCCGCGGAACGCGGGTCGGCGCGGGTCCCATGGGCGAGCAGGATCACGGCTTCCACGCCGAGCGCATCGCCATCTCCTACTGGGATGCCCTCGGCAACGAGACCGTCCGCCACTTCGCGGCAGGTATCCCCGAGGAGGAGATCCCGGAAACCATCGACTCGCCTCACTCGGGCCTCCCGGCCGGGCGTGACAAAGAGAACCCGCCCGCGCTGGCGAAGTCCGAGCCGTACAAGACCCACCTCGCCTACGTGAAGGAACGCCGTACCGAGGAAGAGGCCGAAACGCTTCTGGATGATGCGCTCAAGCAGCTGCGAGACCGCCGCGGGCAGGAGTAG
- the pgl gene encoding 6-phosphogluconolactonase has translation MAEFIIEKRVVISPDPAALAESVAARLVHRLAKRGAGGRTVHVSLTGGSMGSAVLVAAMRHPRRDRVDWSRVHFWWSDERFLARDHQERNERQARAALLDSLTIPAANIHAVAATDDGIELEEAAERYAAELARYPQADGTPWPSFDICFLGVGPDGHIASLFPDRPEILITDRVAVAVRDSPKPPPDRVSLTRPVINGSQRVWLVLSGTDKASALGLALAGASYASVPVAGAKGRKRTVFFVDQAAASQVPPELIDQEY, from the coding sequence ATGGCTGAATTCATCATCGAGAAGCGGGTTGTGATCAGCCCCGATCCGGCCGCTCTCGCTGAGTCCGTCGCCGCGCGGTTGGTCCACCGCCTCGCCAAGCGGGGAGCGGGCGGGCGCACCGTCCACGTATCCCTCACCGGTGGCTCGATGGGATCCGCGGTGCTCGTCGCCGCGATGAGGCACCCGCGCCGCGACAGGGTGGACTGGTCCCGCGTTCACTTCTGGTGGAGCGACGAGCGGTTCCTGGCGCGCGATCACCAGGAGCGCAACGAGAGGCAGGCCCGAGCGGCTCTGCTGGACTCGTTGACGATCCCGGCCGCGAACATCCACGCGGTCGCCGCCACGGATGACGGCATCGAGCTGGAGGAAGCGGCTGAACGGTACGCCGCAGAGCTGGCGCGCTACCCGCAGGCGGACGGCACGCCGTGGCCGTCCTTCGACATCTGCTTCCTGGGCGTCGGACCGGACGGGCACATCGCCTCGTTGTTCCCCGACCGCCCCGAGATCCTGATCACCGACCGCGTGGCTGTGGCCGTGCGCGACTCGCCCAAGCCCCCGCCGGACCGCGTGTCGCTGACCCGGCCGGTCATCAACGGATCCCAGCGGGTGTGGCTCGTGCTGTCAGGTACCGACAAGGCCTCCGCGCTCGGACTCGCACTGGCGGGCGCGAGCTACGCGAGTGTGCCCGTGGCCGGGGCGAAGGGTCGGAAGCGCACCGTCTTCTTCGTCGACCAGGCTGCGGCATCGCAGGTGCCGCCCGAGCTGATCGATCAGGAGTATTGA
- a CDS encoding glucose-6-phosphate dehydrogenase assembly protein OpcA, with product MIIDLPDTTVSKISKALVNVRQEGGAVALGRVLTLIIATRRGVEEEAIEAANDASREHPMRVIVIMLGDQKSPPRLDAQIRVGGDAGASEVIVLHAQGPVASSHDSLLTGLLLPDAPVVAWWPAETPEVLSTSPIGRIAQRRITDASAQKDPAAWLSTLGAHYAPGSTDFAWTRITRWREQLAAVLDQPPYEPVTAVEVRGAWDSPSTALLAAWLRLKLDVDVKYEYLSHDEWAGGIKSVRLERPSGVTLLERPSPAVAVLTQPGQPTHDLAFPRRSLRECLAEELRSLDPDVLYGRVITEGLELLEPATETHG from the coding sequence ATGATCATCGACCTGCCTGATACGACCGTGAGCAAGATCTCCAAGGCGCTGGTCAACGTCCGCCAAGAGGGCGGCGCGGTCGCTCTGGGTCGCGTGCTCACCCTGATCATCGCGACCCGGCGAGGCGTTGAGGAAGAGGCCATCGAAGCAGCCAACGATGCCTCGCGCGAACACCCCATGCGCGTCATCGTCATCATGCTCGGCGACCAGAAGAGCCCGCCGCGACTGGATGCCCAGATTCGCGTGGGCGGAGACGCGGGCGCCAGCGAGGTCATCGTCCTGCACGCGCAGGGGCCCGTGGCATCCAGTCACGACAGCCTCCTCACCGGCCTCCTCCTGCCGGATGCGCCGGTGGTGGCGTGGTGGCCGGCGGAGACGCCGGAGGTCCTGTCGACCTCGCCGATCGGGCGCATCGCGCAGCGCCGCATCACGGACGCCTCCGCACAGAAGGATCCGGCCGCGTGGCTGAGCACCCTCGGCGCGCACTACGCACCCGGCAGCACGGACTTCGCATGGACCCGCATCACCCGCTGGCGAGAGCAGCTGGCGGCGGTGCTGGACCAGCCGCCCTACGAACCTGTCACGGCCGTCGAAGTGCGCGGAGCGTGGGATTCGCCCTCTACGGCGCTGCTGGCGGCGTGGTTGCGCCTGAAGCTGGACGTCGACGTGAAGTACGAATACCTTTCGCACGACGAGTGGGCCGGCGGCATCAAATCCGTCCGGCTGGAGCGTCCCAGCGGCGTGACCCTCCTGGAGCGGCCGAGCCCCGCCGTCGCGGTGCTCACACAGCCGGGGCAGCCGACCCACGACCTCGCCTTCCCGCGCCGCAGCCTCCGCGAGTGCCTCGCTGAGGAGCTTCGCAGTCTCGATCCTGACGTCCTGTATGGTCGAGTCATCACGGAGGGTCTCGAACTCTTGGAACCCGCGACGGAGACGCATGGCTGA
- the zwf gene encoding glucose-6-phosphate dehydrogenase, with the protein MTVEISRGHNPLRDPEDLRLNRIAGPSALVIFGVTGDLSRKKLMPAVYDLANRGLLPPGFALVGFARRDWEDQDFAQVVKDAVKEHSRTEFREETWEQLSQGIRFVPGEFDDPDAFRRLRETVEKLDVERGTMGNHAFYLSIPPKDFPQVAKQLKDSGLVDDTADQPERWRRVVIEKPFGHDLASARSLNDALRSAFPADSIFRIDHYLGKETVQNILALRFANELYEPIWNRNYVDHVQITMAEDIGVGGRAGYYDGIGAARDVIQNHLLQLLALTAMEEPISFDAKDLRAEKEKVLAAVSLPHDLSASTARGQYAGGWQGGEKVLGFLEEDGMKPDSTTETYAAITLEINTRRWAGVPFFLRTGKRLGRRVTEIAVIFKRAPELLFSRGQTSGLGQNALVIRVQPDEGVTIRFGSKVPGAGAQVRDVTMDFGYGHAFTEASPEAYERLILDVLLGDPPLFPRHEEVELSWKILDPIEDFWEQEGGPLEQYPPGSWGPASADAMLARDGRSWRRP; encoded by the coding sequence ATGACCGTCGAGATCTCACGCGGCCATAACCCGCTGCGCGACCCCGAGGATCTTCGCCTCAACCGGATCGCCGGGCCGAGCGCGCTGGTGATCTTCGGTGTGACGGGCGACCTCTCCCGCAAGAAGCTCATGCCGGCCGTGTACGACCTTGCCAACCGCGGTCTGCTGCCGCCGGGCTTCGCACTCGTCGGCTTCGCACGCCGGGACTGGGAGGATCAGGACTTCGCGCAGGTGGTGAAGGACGCCGTCAAGGAGCACTCCCGCACGGAGTTCCGGGAAGAGACCTGGGAACAGCTCTCCCAGGGCATCCGCTTCGTCCCGGGCGAGTTCGATGACCCGGATGCGTTTCGCCGTCTCCGCGAGACCGTCGAGAAGCTCGACGTGGAGCGCGGGACCATGGGCAACCACGCGTTCTACCTCTCGATCCCCCCGAAGGACTTCCCGCAGGTCGCCAAGCAGCTGAAGGACTCGGGGCTGGTCGATGACACCGCCGACCAGCCGGAGCGCTGGCGACGCGTCGTCATCGAGAAACCGTTCGGCCACGACCTGGCCTCGGCCAGATCGCTCAACGACGCCCTGCGGTCCGCGTTCCCGGCCGACTCGATCTTCCGGATCGACCACTACCTCGGCAAGGAGACGGTTCAGAACATCCTCGCGCTGCGTTTCGCGAACGAGCTGTACGAACCGATCTGGAACCGCAATTACGTCGATCACGTGCAGATCACCATGGCGGAGGACATCGGCGTGGGCGGCCGTGCCGGATACTACGACGGCATCGGCGCAGCCCGCGATGTCATCCAGAACCACCTCCTGCAGCTGCTCGCGCTGACCGCCATGGAAGAGCCGATCTCCTTCGATGCCAAGGACCTGCGCGCCGAGAAGGAGAAGGTGCTCGCCGCGGTCTCGCTTCCTCACGATCTGAGCGCCTCGACCGCGCGCGGACAGTACGCGGGCGGGTGGCAGGGCGGCGAGAAGGTGCTCGGCTTCCTCGAAGAGGACGGCATGAAGCCGGACTCGACCACGGAGACGTACGCGGCGATCACCCTCGAGATCAACACGCGCCGATGGGCAGGTGTGCCCTTCTTCCTCCGCACCGGCAAACGGCTCGGCCGTCGAGTCACCGAGATCGCGGTGATCTTCAAACGTGCGCCGGAACTGCTGTTCTCTCGCGGGCAGACCTCCGGACTCGGGCAGAACGCGCTGGTCATCCGTGTTCAGCCCGACGAGGGCGTCACCATCCGCTTCGGGTCGAAGGTGCCGGGTGCCGGCGCGCAGGTCCGCGACGTGACGATGGACTTCGGCTACGGCCACGCGTTCACCGAAGCGAGCCCCGAAGCGTACGAGCGACTCATCCTGGATGTCCTGCTGGGCGATCCGCCGCTGTTCCCTCGGCATGAAGAAGTCGAGCTCTCCTGGAAGATCCTCGACCCGATCGAGGATTTCTGGGAGCAGGAGGGCGGCCCGCTCGAACAGTATCCGCCCGGTTCGTGGGGTCCGGCATCCGCCGACGCCATGCTCGCTCGCGACGGACGCTCGTGGAGGCGACCATGA
- a CDS encoding glucose-6-phosphate isomerase — MSLEIHLTGHVKSVVQDTLPGLIADLVASGITAGDASLWGPDAEAGASDRLGWVQAVSISRPLVPEIEALRAELVARGVTRVVLAGMGGSSLAPEVIAQTAGVPLVILDSTAPSQVLAAIDGDAEAGGLEQTVLVVSSKSGSTVETDSAKRAFEAAFRDLGIDPAERIVVVTDPGSPLDERARADGYRVFTADPTVGGRYSALTAFGLVPAGLAGVDISELLDEAEASLLEVAIDSADNPALVLAAAIAGGNPRRDKLGLITDGTHIVGLPDWIEQLIAESTGKDGTGILPVVLLPVSPEADSTPADMQIVRFVDEANEFHFRERHEGEVLVSGSLGAQFVVWEYATAIAGRMLGIDPFDQPDVESAKIATRGLLDARPEATDPAFTVDGVEVRVSDPTLAASGTVAGVLDALWARLPADGYVSVQAYVDRLRLPQLQGLRELVAADSGRPATFGWGPRFLHSTGQFHKGGPAVGVFLQILEQTDVDLEIPGRPFTFGELIQAQAAGDAAVLAGHGRPVVTLTLTDPQAEVLTLFEAAQ, encoded by the coding sequence ATGAGCCTTGAGATCCACCTGACCGGGCATGTCAAGTCCGTCGTCCAAGACACTCTCCCTGGCCTGATCGCCGACCTCGTGGCGTCCGGCATCACTGCCGGCGATGCCTCGTTGTGGGGTCCGGATGCCGAGGCCGGCGCATCCGATCGTCTGGGCTGGGTGCAGGCGGTGTCGATCTCGCGGCCGCTCGTTCCGGAGATCGAGGCGCTCCGCGCCGAGTTGGTCGCCCGTGGCGTGACCCGCGTCGTGCTGGCCGGCATGGGCGGGTCCTCGCTGGCGCCCGAGGTGATCGCGCAGACCGCCGGGGTTCCTCTCGTCATCCTCGACTCGACCGCACCCAGCCAGGTCCTGGCTGCGATCGACGGCGACGCCGAGGCCGGCGGGCTCGAGCAGACCGTGCTGGTCGTCTCGTCGAAGTCCGGTTCCACCGTTGAGACCGACTCGGCCAAGCGCGCCTTCGAGGCGGCGTTCCGCGACCTCGGCATCGACCCGGCCGAGCGCATCGTCGTGGTCACCGATCCCGGCTCGCCCTTGGATGAGCGCGCACGCGCAGACGGATACCGCGTGTTCACTGCGGATCCGACGGTCGGCGGACGCTACTCGGCGCTGACCGCCTTCGGGCTGGTTCCCGCCGGGCTCGCGGGTGTCGACATCTCCGAGCTGCTCGACGAGGCGGAGGCGTCGCTGCTGGAGGTCGCGATCGACAGCGCCGACAATCCCGCTCTGGTGCTGGCTGCGGCGATCGCCGGCGGAAACCCGCGGCGCGACAAGCTGGGCCTGATCACCGACGGGACGCACATCGTCGGCCTGCCGGACTGGATCGAACAGCTCATCGCCGAGTCCACCGGCAAGGACGGCACCGGCATCCTGCCCGTCGTGCTCCTGCCCGTCTCCCCCGAGGCCGACAGCACGCCGGCAGACATGCAGATCGTGCGCTTCGTGGACGAGGCGAACGAGTTCCACTTCCGCGAGCGGCACGAGGGCGAGGTCCTGGTCAGCGGCTCCCTGGGCGCGCAGTTCGTCGTCTGGGAGTACGCGACAGCGATCGCGGGACGGATGCTGGGCATCGACCCGTTCGATCAGCCCGACGTCGAATCCGCCAAGATCGCCACCCGCGGACTCCTCGACGCGCGGCCCGAAGCCACCGACCCCGCGTTCACCGTCGACGGCGTCGAGGTTCGCGTCTCCGATCCGACCCTCGCGGCGTCCGGAACGGTCGCGGGCGTCCTGGACGCACTCTGGGCGCGGCTGCCCGCGGACGGCTACGTGTCCGTCCAGGCGTACGTCGACCGGTTGCGCCTGCCGCAGCTGCAAGGGCTTCGCGAACTCGTCGCCGCCGACTCGGGACGGCCTGCCACCTTCGGGTGGGGACCGCGTTTCCTGCACTCCACCGGCCAGTTCCACAAGGGCGGTCCGGCCGTCGGCGTCTTCCTGCAGATTCTGGAGCAGACCGACGTCGACCTGGAGATCCCCGGGCGTCCCTTCACGTTCGGGGAGCTGATCCAGGCGCAGGCCGCGGGCGATGCCGCCGTCCTCGCCGGTCACGGACGCCCCGTGGTCACCCTCACGCTCACCGATCCACAGGCCGAGGTGCTCACGCTGTTCGAGGCTGCGCAATGA
- the tal gene encoding transaldolase: MSTPTAHLVAEGVSIWLDDLSRDRIVTGNLADLIATRNVSGITTNPTIFAGAIGSGSQAYSGQVGVLANRGATADEAIFEITTDDVRAAADVFRHVYDDTNGVDGRVSIEVSPDLAYDTAATIAQAKELWAKVDRPNIHVKIPATQAGLAAITETIGAGISVNVTLIFSLERYAAVIDAYLAGLEQAQAAGYDLSGIHSVASFFVSRVDTEVDKRLTAIGTEEAAGLKSLAGVANARLAYELFEREFATDRAKALTDAGGNVQRPLWASTGVKDPALPDTLYVTELVAPGTVNTMPEKTLEATFDHGVIAGDTVTGAYAGAHEVFDRLAGVGVDFADVTQLLEDEGVSKFITSWHELQATVKNALEAAQSGR, translated from the coding sequence ATGAGCACCCCCACCGCACACCTCGTCGCCGAGGGCGTCAGCATCTGGCTGGACGACCTCTCTCGCGATCGGATCGTCACCGGCAACCTGGCCGATCTGATCGCCACCCGCAATGTGTCCGGAATCACCACGAACCCGACGATCTTCGCGGGGGCGATCGGCTCCGGTTCGCAGGCGTACTCCGGGCAGGTCGGCGTGCTCGCGAATCGCGGCGCGACCGCCGATGAGGCGATCTTCGAGATCACCACCGATGACGTCCGCGCCGCCGCCGATGTGTTCCGGCACGTGTACGACGATACGAACGGAGTGGACGGTCGCGTCTCTATCGAGGTCTCCCCCGATCTGGCTTACGACACCGCGGCGACCATCGCGCAGGCCAAGGAGTTGTGGGCCAAGGTCGATCGCCCCAACATCCACGTCAAGATTCCGGCGACCCAAGCGGGCCTGGCGGCGATCACCGAGACGATCGGAGCCGGAATCTCGGTCAACGTCACCCTGATCTTCAGCCTGGAGCGCTACGCCGCGGTCATCGACGCGTACCTGGCCGGTCTCGAGCAGGCTCAAGCGGCCGGGTACGACCTGTCCGGAATCCACTCCGTCGCGTCGTTCTTCGTCTCGCGCGTGGACACCGAGGTCGACAAACGCCTCACGGCGATCGGCACCGAGGAGGCCGCGGGGCTGAAGAGCCTGGCCGGCGTCGCGAACGCGCGCCTGGCCTACGAGCTGTTCGAACGCGAGTTCGCGACGGACCGGGCGAAGGCGCTGACCGATGCGGGCGGCAACGTCCAGCGGCCGCTCTGGGCCTCGACCGGGGTCAAGGACCCGGCCCTGCCCGACACGCTGTACGTCACCGAACTGGTCGCGCCGGGCACCGTGAACACGATGCCCGAGAAGACGCTCGAGGCGACGTTCGATCACGGCGTGATCGCCGGCGACACCGTGACCGGTGCCTACGCCGGCGCACACGAGGTCTTCGACAGGCTTGCGGGCGTCGGCGTCGACTTCGCCGATGTCACCCAGCTGCTCGAGGACGAGGGAGTGTCGAAGTTCATCACCTCCTGGCACGAGCTTCAGGCCACCGTCAAGAACGCTCTCGAGGCAGCGCAGTCCGGCCGATGA
- the tkt gene encoding transketolase, translating to MSDLRWDEIDRRAVDTARVLAADAVEKVGNGHPGTAMSLAPAAYLLYQRVMNHDPADVHWPGRDRFVLSAGHSSLTQYVQLYLGGFGLELDDLKSLRTWGSKTPGHPEYGHTDGVEITTGPLGQGLASSVGFAYAARYERGLFDPEAPAGTSPFDHMIYVIASDGDLQEGVTSEASSLAGHQSLGSLVVIYDSNQISIEDDTNVAFTEDVAKRYEAYGWHVQTVDWKKTGQYVEDAAELFAALEAAKGETAKPSIIILKTIIGWPSPGKQNTGKIHGSALGSDELAATKKVLGWNPDETFVVPEDVLTHTRALGERGATAHAEWQERFDAWAAANPERKALWDRMNARELPEGIASALPTFAPGKDVSTRAASGAVINALAAELPELWGGSADLAESNLTTIKGANSFIPEEWSTHEWSGDPYGRVLHFGIREHAMGAIVNGIVLHGPTRAFGGTFLIFSDYMRPPVRLAALMNIPSIFVWTHDSVALGEDGPTHQPIEQLAALRAIPNFTVVRPGDAAETAVVWLEMLRRHAGPAGIALTRQNIPVFERGEGAASGDTFASAEGAVRGAYVLAEAPGGAPDVILIATGSEVQLAVAARETLAAEGVQARVVSAPSLEWFDEQDLDYRESVLPSSVRARVSVEAGIKLPWRALVGDRGRSVSIEHFGASADYKTLFEKFGVTAEAVVEAARETLKENS from the coding sequence GTGTCGGATCTGCGTTGGGATGAAATCGATCGGCGCGCGGTGGACACCGCTCGCGTGCTGGCGGCGGACGCGGTCGAGAAAGTGGGCAACGGCCACCCCGGGACGGCGATGAGTCTCGCTCCGGCGGCCTACCTGCTGTACCAGCGCGTGATGAACCACGATCCCGCCGATGTGCACTGGCCGGGTCGCGACCGTTTCGTCCTGTCGGCCGGCCACTCGTCGCTCACGCAGTACGTGCAGCTCTACCTGGGCGGTTTCGGACTCGAGCTGGACGACCTGAAGTCCCTGCGCACATGGGGGTCCAAGACTCCGGGGCATCCCGAGTACGGCCACACCGACGGGGTCGAGATCACGACCGGTCCGCTCGGTCAGGGCCTGGCCTCCTCGGTGGGCTTCGCGTACGCGGCCCGCTACGAGCGCGGCCTGTTCGACCCGGAGGCCCCCGCGGGCACCTCCCCGTTCGACCACATGATCTACGTGATCGCCAGTGACGGCGACCTGCAGGAGGGTGTGACCAGTGAGGCGTCCTCCCTCGCCGGGCATCAGTCCCTGGGCAGTCTCGTCGTCATCTACGACTCGAATCAGATCTCCATCGAGGACGACACGAACGTCGCCTTCACCGAGGACGTCGCCAAGCGATACGAGGCGTACGGCTGGCATGTGCAGACGGTGGACTGGAAGAAGACCGGTCAGTACGTCGAGGATGCCGCAGAGCTGTTCGCCGCCCTCGAGGCGGCCAAGGGCGAGACCGCCAAGCCGTCCATCATCATCCTGAAGACCATCATCGGATGGCCCTCACCGGGCAAGCAGAACACCGGCAAGATCCACGGATCCGCCCTGGGCTCGGACGAGCTGGCCGCCACGAAGAAGGTGCTGGGCTGGAACCCCGACGAGACCTTCGTCGTTCCCGAGGATGTGCTCACGCACACGCGTGCTCTCGGTGAGCGGGGTGCGACGGCTCATGCCGAGTGGCAGGAGCGCTTCGATGCCTGGGCTGCGGCGAACCCGGAGCGCAAGGCGCTGTGGGACCGGATGAACGCCCGCGAACTGCCCGAGGGCATCGCCTCGGCACTGCCGACCTTCGCGCCCGGCAAGGATGTCTCCACGCGCGCGGCGTCCGGCGCGGTGATCAACGCCCTCGCGGCCGAGCTTCCCGAGCTGTGGGGCGGCTCCGCAGATCTCGCCGAGTCGAACCTCACGACGATCAAGGGCGCGAACTCGTTCATCCCCGAGGAGTGGTCCACGCACGAGTGGAGCGGTGACCCGTACGGCCGTGTGCTGCACTTCGGGATCCGCGAGCATGCGATGGGCGCGATCGTCAACGGCATCGTCCTGCACGGGCCGACCCGTGCCTTCGGCGGCACGTTCCTGATCTTCAGCGACTACATGCGCCCGCCGGTCCGTCTGGCCGCGCTGATGAACATCCCGAGCATCTTCGTGTGGACGCACGACTCCGTCGCCCTCGGCGAGGACGGCCCGACCCATCAGCCGATCGAGCAGCTGGCCGCTCTGCGCGCCATCCCGAACTTCACCGTGGTTCGCCCGGGCGACGCCGCGGAGACCGCGGTCGTCTGGCTCGAGATGCTCCGCCGGCACGCCGGTCCCGCCGGGATCGCACTGACCCGTCAGAACATCCCCGTCTTCGAGCGAGGCGAGGGCGCGGCATCCGGCGACACGTTCGCGTCCGCCGAGGGCGCCGTGCGCGGCGCGTACGTCCTGGCCGAGGCGCCCGGCGGTGCACCCGACGTGATCCTCATCGCGACGGGCTCCGAGGTGCAACTCGCGGTCGCCGCCCGCGAGACGCTCGCCGCCGAGGGCGTGCAGGCGCGCGTCGTGTCCGCTCCGTCGCTGGAGTGGTTCGACGAGCAGGACCTCGACTACCGCGAGAGCGTCCTGCCCTCGTCCGTGCGAGCGCGCGTGTCCGTGGAGGCGGGCATCAAGCTGCCGTGGCGCGCCCTCGTCGGCGACCGGGGCCGCAGCGTCTCGATCGAGCACTTCGGCGCATCGGCGGACTACAAGACCCTGTTCGAGAAGTTCGGCGTCACCGCCGAGGCCGTCGTCGAGGCGGCACGCGAGACTCTTAAGGAGAACTCATGA
- a CDS encoding heme o synthase produces MMTADVSAVRPRSLGRTIRAYIALTKPRVLELLLVTTVPVMILAQGGFPDIWLVLATVLGGSMSAGSAAAFNMYLDRDMDAHMQRTVNRPLVTGEVSPRGALVFAWTLAAVSTVWLWLTTNWLAATLSAVAIFFYVVIYTIILKRRTEQNIVWGGIAGCFPVVIGWSAVTGSLTWTPMILFALVFLWTPPHYWPLSMKYKDQYEGVDVPMLGATRSGSQVGLQIILYAWATVACSLLLIPVANMGLVYSVSALVFGGWFIYESHRLYTRAVRGTEPRPMRVFHASITYLTLLFVAIAVDPLLPF; encoded by the coding sequence ATGATGACGGCGGACGTGTCCGCCGTACGACCTCGTTCGCTGGGCCGCACGATCCGGGCTTACATCGCGCTGACCAAGCCGCGGGTGCTCGAGCTGCTGCTGGTCACGACCGTCCCGGTGATGATCCTCGCCCAGGGCGGTTTCCCCGACATCTGGCTGGTGCTGGCGACCGTGCTCGGCGGTTCGATGAGCGCCGGATCCGCGGCGGCGTTCAACATGTACCTCGACCGCGACATGGACGCCCACATGCAGCGGACGGTGAACCGCCCGCTCGTGACAGGCGAGGTCTCGCCGCGCGGAGCGCTGGTGTTCGCGTGGACGCTGGCAGCGGTATCCACCGTCTGGCTCTGGCTCACCACGAACTGGCTTGCCGCCACCCTGTCGGCTGTGGCGATCTTCTTCTACGTCGTCATCTACACGATCATCCTCAAGCGCCGCACCGAGCAGAACATCGTGTGGGGCGGAATCGCCGGCTGCTTCCCGGTCGTCATCGGCTGGTCCGCCGTGACCGGCTCGCTCACGTGGACGCCGATGATCCTGTTCGCGCTGGTGTTCCTCTGGACGCCGCCGCACTACTGGCCGCTGTCCATGAAGTACAAGGACCAGTACGAGGGCGTGGACGTGCCGATGCTCGGTGCGACCCGCTCCGGGTCGCAGGTCGGTCTTCAGATCATCCTGTACGCGTGGGCGACCGTGGCGTGCTCGCTGCTGCTGATCCCGGTGGCGAACATGGGACTGGTCTACTCCGTGTCGGCGCTCGTGTTCGGCGGCTGGTTCATCTACGAGTCGCACCGCCTGTACACCCGCGCCGTGCGCGGGACCGAGCCGCGACCGATGCGCGTCTTCCACGCCTCGATCACGTATCTCACGCTCCTGTTCGTCGCGATCGCCGTCGACCCGCTCCTGCCGTTCTGA